GGCAGGATATACCTTGTTTCACGTCCTAGGAGAGGTCGGCGTTCCAAGTATACATAGTTCTGATCAAAGACGAGAGAATTTTTGGGGATGGTCTCTCTACTCAATtgtctattttatttaaaagaagcTAGAAAGCTTTTGTAACATTCAAAAAGTTCAATATTATCTGTAACTATAAACGTTTCTACACACTTGAAAGTATAGTGtttcttgaaaattttattgatcatcatcataatttTAGGAATGAGCTGTATCACATTTTAGATCTGATGCcctcaaaatattatttttatattttgcacCTTTTCgtagaaaattcaaaaagtatTCCTTACTACTAAAAGAAAATGATAGAGTCCATTCTGGCGACTAGGATAATTCTAATTTAACTCAAATGATCCCAAATATTAGTGACCAACATAAGAAAAGGTTTATCAATTGGTAagcttaagaaaataaaataattaccaTTCGCTCCCCCTAATTAATAAGACTTAAGTCTTAAGCCAGGAAGTTAATTTACTCCCAAGAATTTACAAtatctttttttctaaaaagaatTTACAATATCAAGTCCCCAATATTTACGTAAATTACAGATCAAACCCGTTTCTCcttcccttttatttttttttatttttaagtctCCCCCTTCCTGTAAAGCTTGTCCAAggcttattttttattcatcgAATTCTCTGGAAATCAAACAAGTCAGAGATcggatttgaaaaaaaaaaagatggggAGTCCAGAGAAGAACGAGAACAAGGGTTTCTTCGCCGCCATGACTTCCGGTTTCTCCATGTTCGGCAGCGCCATGTCCAGATCCGTCAACGGGTCTGTTTCCTCTGTGTCTTCATAGAAACCTTATCTGATGATTGATATGGGCTACACCTTATTTGTCTgctatataaactatatttgatCCTTCaggtgttttattttgtttttagttgTATTTATTACAAAACATGGGGGTGGGGGGATATGATACTATAATTAATTCTTTCACAAGTCAACAAAACAGATCAAGTTGTCTGAAATTTTCTGCATGTTCCTTTCAGTCTCATAAGTGAATTATGTTTGTGTTATAGATCCTTGTGAttcaagttgttttttttttggctaatgGGCTGTTGTTTcgatacaatttatttttcagGTTGCTTGCTTATGAAGGAGTTGAGGTTATCAATCCAGATGGTGGTAAGGAAGATGCAGAAGAGGAAGCTCAGAGAGGAAGGTGGAAAGACGAGGTTTACTACTACTTGTACTTTTCCTTAAGTTTCTCTGTCTTGCTTTTTgcggaaacttttttttttttttttgtgcgctTTAACAGGAACGTGATAGTTACTGGAAGATGATGCAGAAGTATATAGGCTCGGATATTACCTCAATGGTCACACTTCCTGTTATTATTTTTGAGCCAATGACTATGCTCCAGAAGATGGCTGAGGTTACTAGTCTTAATATCTTATTCTTGtaagtttttgttatttctaGTGGCAAGATTTAAGATTTCTATAAACATCTCTTTGCAGTTAATGGAATATTCCTACTTGCTGGATCAAGCTGATGAATGCGAGGATCCTTACTTGCGTTTAGTATATGCttgtaagtatatatatactctACATCATGTTTTCACTTCCGACTTTGTTAAGACTTCTTTTTCTGTGTTCAGCATCATGGGCTATATCTGTTTACTTTGCGTACCAACGAACGTGGAAGCCATTCAATCCTATTCTTGGAGAGACATATGAGATGGCCAACCATGGTGGCATTTCATTTCTTTCTGAGCAGGTGCAGCTGCTACACACTTCATAGTGTATAATACAGCTAGGTTGCAATTTAGTTGTCTATCTTGACTCAATTATAATgatgtaattttgttttttgtttttttttaatttcaggTTAGCCATCATCCCCCAATGAGTGCAGGTCACGCCGAGAACGAGCACTTCACCTACGACGTCACCTCAAAGTTGAAAACTAAGCTTTTGGGTAACTCTGTTGATGTCTACCCTGTTGGCAGGTAATTTTGTTACTATTTATCATCCGCTTGGCCCTCTCTTCATCAAGAAGAAATTAAACTTCTTGCTGCATGTACTCTTCTGACTTAAAAACATCAGAACACTCAATATTCTGTTTATGTTTTCACCTAAGCTCATGATGCGGCCTATCTATGGTCTTGCAGAACGCGTGTAACCCTCAAAAAAGATGGCGTGGTTCTTGATCTGGTTCCGCCTCTCACTAAGGTTCACAACCTGATATTTGGACGAACTTGGGTTGACTCACCAGGAGAAATGGTCATGACAAATATAACCACTGGAGACAAAGTTGTTCTTTATTTCCAGCCATGTGGTTGGTTCGGGTAAATTGACAACCACATATACTCTTATTGTTCATGTGATCCCGACATGTTTTATTGATAAAAGTGTGTACGTCCTTTGTTCTCAGGTCTGGTCGCTATGAAGTGGATGGATATGTTTACAGCGCAGACGAAGAACCTAAAATCATGATGACAGGAAAATGGAATGAGAAAATCAGCTACCAACCTTGTGATGCTGAGGGTGAACCTCTTCCAGGGACAGAGCTTAAAGAGGTCGCCTGTTTGTTTCCCTCTTACCACATAGAACCTGATagtattttcttatgttttttttttctattctttATTGCTTCCTTCAGGTGTGGCATGTGGCTGATGTTCCCAAGAATGACAAGTTTCAGTACACCCACTTTGCTCACAAGATAAACAGCTTCGACACAGCTCCTTCTAAGCTCTTGGCTTCAGACTCACGTCTCCGTCCTGATAGATATGCCCTTGAGCAGGGTGACCTT
This genomic stretch from Brassica napus cultivar Da-Ae chromosome C9, Da-Ae, whole genome shotgun sequence harbors:
- the LOC106418381 gene encoding oxysterol-binding protein-related protein 3C, with translation MGSPEKNENKGFFAAMTSGFSMFGSAMSRSVNGLLAYEGVEVINPDGGKEDAEEEAQRGRWKDEERDSYWKMMQKYIGSDITSMVTLPVIIFEPMTMLQKMAELMEYSYLLDQADECEDPYLRLVYASSWAISVYFAYQRTWKPFNPILGETYEMANHGGISFLSEQVSHHPPMSAGHAENEHFTYDVTSKLKTKLLGNSVDVYPVGRTRVTLKKDGVVLDLVPPLTKVHNLIFGRTWVDSPGEMVMTNITTGDKVVLYFQPCGWFGSGRYEVDGYVYSADEEPKIMMTGKWNEKISYQPCDAEGEPLPGTELKEVWHVADVPKNDKFQYTHFAHKINSFDTAPSKLLASDSRLRPDRYALEQGDLSKAGSEKHSLEERQRAEKRTRETKGQTFTPRWFDLTDEITSTPWGDIEIYQYNGKYSEHRDAAASSSGGASSDVDLKSIEFYPWQYGNVSTE